Genomic DNA from Ctenopharyngodon idella isolate HZGC_01 chromosome 1, HZGC01, whole genome shotgun sequence:
GCATTACTGTGCACCGAACATATAACCAAAGTCccttctatagtctttgatataACGCATACTGTAAAAATAGTGTGGGTTTGGTCGTCTTGGCTTCTGTTGGAGTTTAGAGACACGCGAGGTTGATAACATAATCAGGGGCGGGgcatgtgatgtgatgtgagcGATGTGTTTCTGTGGACAAACACTGCCATCTACTGGTCATATTAGTAAATAACCCAATTGTTATTTTCCAGATCCAtgtttttacaataataaatccTTAATAATTCGATTAACTTTTCTTTGTCCTGCTAAATTAGatgtattttgtttaatttgtccATTTGTGTGGGtggtttataaattattaatgataAAACTGGTTTGAGTGTTGACAAATAATATTGACATTGCTCCATAATCTAAGTGAAAGATTATATTTTAGATGCTGTGTGGTCACTATTTCCTTTTCACcaattttaatctttttttgcaCTAATAGTATGACAAATTTGgaacaaaatatagattcttgATTAATATGAGgtcaaaaatgaatgaatacttGAATTAGTATTGTCATACTGACGGACATGCTCATGTGTAGATGTTGCTGAAAGTGAAGGAGAGTGAGGTGGAGTATCTTCACAAGGAGATCAGCTGCCTCAGGAAAGAGGTCCAAACTCTAACTAAGGTACAAATCTGTATGAAATCAAAACGCCATTCACGTTCTTAATACATGCTTCTAGTCTTATTGCAAATAGATCAAACTATATAAGTTTTAGATTTACATTCGACCATGAATAATTGATTGATTATAGTAATATCTGTAGTAACAGGTGTTCTCTGTGCCTGCAGGAGAATGAAGCGCTGAGCGAGCGCTATAAGGAGGTGTATGTTGAGCTGAGTGAATTAAGGGGTCGCAGTGAGAGAGACATCAATGCACTTAAAGAACACCTCAAACTCACTGACGCTGCGCTGGAGGAGGGGCGTCTCCTAGGCAACCGCAGCACCGACCAATGAGAACTCAGCAGGAGCTCATAAGAACATTAGAGTAACATTGGGATGCATTGGTTTTGGCCACATATATACAAGATATTGTGTTATgtggaggattttttttttttggttaatttaaAAAGCTTTTTCTTTAGAAACTACAATGGtgctaaaaatgaataaatattccATATTCTTAAAGcaagatatattttaagttaaatgcaataaaaatttaaaaaaaaaaaaaaaaaaaaaggcctctGTTGGACTCTCTAAGTGCGTGAAAAAGTGTATGAATCTGAATGTGATGtccaataacacacacacacacatttatgtcacatatataacaaaaacacaacCAGCAACTAACATTcaaacaatttattaaatagaaGAGAGGCTATCGATGAGGGAAGCCTCAAATCATATTGTCGTAGACAATATTTTGAAACATAAACTAGCATTAAACGTTGGCTTCTGGACAGGTTTAGTGTAATGCAGCAATATGAACACAAGAGAGTGTTGACAATCTTCattattgcataaatatatCCTGTTCATCTGCATCAGGCACATTTAAGACGATCTGCAGACTGCTGGAGTGAAACCTGCAcaagaatataaatatatggaacCACAAACACATCATATAATGGTAATACACAATATAAAGAGATTAGTCTACCTTCGCtcagtcatcatcatcatcatcatctgggACGAAGATCTCATGTTCTTCCAGAAGGGCAGCGAAATTTTTACTGATCAGATTACCAACATAGAGGAAGGGAATCACCACTATCACCATACGGGTCAGACCGAACGGGACCTGTAGAAATATTACAGAAGTACATCAAATTGTAccttaattaataataataataataataataataataataataataataataataataataaatgtgcatTTTGAAACCTTTACAATTAATAATTTGGCGgataaaatattacttaaaagCACATTTCGTATAAACCACACACAGATAACACAGTCGTCAAACTGACATAAATAATTGATTTTAGAAACAACCGTACACGAAGTACACTTCCTCGTTTTATAAAATATGTGCCGCTCCAGCAACATGATTGGCCAGCAGTCATGTCAGTCAAGGCATTCTTAATTTTCATTGGCTAGCAAGAAGCCCAACCCTGGTTACTGCGTCCCTTCGGGAGCCTCCAGCTGCAATGTTTAGACATGTATAAACGCACCTTAACTGGTTTAGGAAGGACACCCCCCGATGTGTTTGACACGGCGGCTCGGCTGAGAGTCGGTCCTGTCGCATTCACCAATTTTGGACCCGTGTTGCGGTTCAGCATTGCTGtatttctaatgaaaaaagCTCGAGAGAGAAGACCCACCAACGACGCCATGTTTCCTGCTTGTGCGCTTCAGAGACACGCCCAGTGAACCCGCCTCATTTGGATTTATAATTAGGGGGAGGAGCACATATGTGTCTGTTTACCATAGGCGTTTACTGAATtcggcaaaaaacaaaaacgagTTGACAGAAGTGATTTGTGTTTGTACAATATGTctatattacagtatttatgtcAGTAAAGCTTCACAATGATTTGGGCCTCTATACATTTCAATGACTAAATGGAAGGGTGGGATTTCGCACAAACATTCATGTATCAGTATCAACTTTTTCACTAGAGACACACCCGCCAGGTCAAGGTACACATCATTGTATATGATAAAGCTCGACAATTGCTTTTCTTGATAATATGACAGTGACTGTAGCATCTAGAACGCTGACTTTAAAAAATAGTATTGTtagcatttaattatttattaagtgTACATTAAAGtgataaagtaaaataataacgTAATCTTGAATTCACTGCAATATGCATCGATTGAGACGACTttgacattataatgttgtgattagCTGACTAATTAGAAACTACATAAAATACAAATGATTTGCAAACAATTAATTTTGACAGTGGTTGATTGGTTGAATAGTATTTAGAGCCATATGAATTGCAGAACGTAGCAAATAGCCCGCCCTCATTTCTTTGATTGACGACTTTTTTGACCAATCAAAGCTCTCATCGGAGAACGCAGAGCCAATCGGCGAGCTGCTCGGGCTGGACTGAGGGCAAATCCAAAGAACTGgaaaaaatcaaaaatggcGCCCAGCTCGAAATCTGAGAAAGatgacaacaaacaaaaacaacagagaAAACACAAAGATCACGTCATCAAACTCCTCACGCGCGGGCGGGTAGGCAGAAAAAGGGACTTTTCGCATTTATGTCGTGAAATGTTTCAACAGCATAACGTAGATAATAATGTGTGTGTTATTAGCATGTTTAGCTGTAGCCTATTTAAACGCCTTTATGTGTCTCTCAAAGTTCATTATTTGTGTATGCGAAGCGTTTAATGGGCACACCTACAGAAAAGCaatggaaaaatatttatttgcagTATGTGGTTCTTTGGGGCAATAACAACAAACAATGATCATGTTTATGAATCTGTCATGATTGAAATGTCCATCAATAAGtacattattattcattattctgCACTGACATCTATCATTCACATCGAAATGACATACTCTATCCTCAACCCCATATCATTTATTggaaaatgtcatttttctttAACATAAATGGATGGTAGACATGCCTCAGCCAGGTTGAGCTCAGTACAAATATATATCATGGTCTTGATATTTAGCAAAACACATTAATAGCTTTATCAGTCTAAAATCTTATTTAACTGGCTTAGTTATGGCTATGTTTTCTAGTTGTATTACTCTCTATCTGTATTaatgtctctgtctgtctgtctttcagcTGAATGGGCAGCTCTCTCAGCGGCTCTTCCGAAAGCTCCCTCCACGTGTCTGCGTCCCGCTGAAGACCATCGTCAGTGAGGAGTTCCTCAGAGCAGGGTAAGGAGAACATGCGGTCTGTGTCGGAGTCATGTGAATGCTGTATCTGATTCATCTGTCTCTCTGCTATCACAGGCACATCTTCCTGGGCTTCACCAAGTGCGGCCGGTACGTGCTGTCCTACACCAGTGACTGTGGAGAGGACGATGACTTCTCTTTCTACACCTATCACCTGTACTGGTGGGAGTTTAACCTGCACAGCCGCCTCAAACAGGTGAAACAACCGTTCGCTGAGTCTATCCTTATTTCACCATGAAACTtgtttactggtgcgagggcgggacaacctgtcactttcatgagatccaccaatagcaaaccacaaccattcaATCAATTCCCCGTGGagaaaatcaagccccgccctacatttgttcttgtttgagaagatatacggatatacatcacaatagagaagaaatgACTGTCGCAACTTCTGTTTAATGCCGACTTTAAGCCTCTGGTGGTCTTTGgtaattttaaacagaaaaatttttcattttacatttacacaaattTTGTGACTTGTGTGGCACTTGCtatatgaacacaaaaaaatcatggacgTGATTAGAAAAGGCTAAATG
This window encodes:
- the smdt1b gene encoding single-pass membrane protein with aspartate-rich tail 1b, with amino-acid sequence MASLVGLLSRAFFIRNTAMLNRNTGPKLVNATGPTLSRAAVSNTSGGVLPKPVKVPFGLTRMVIVVIPFLYVGNLISKNFAALLEEHEIFVPDDDDDDD